One segment of Candidatus Manganitrophus noduliformans DNA contains the following:
- a CDS encoding transporter — MRRIVLWNISLLILLVALIVMLSEKVALASCGSANCFLVTGTQEGIATPGQIVVDLSYRWIPMDQILRGNDKASEALVPRIDFENGVIVPNGHSEIRTNNELMQLDLGFGVSERFTLTASVPFFNLRTHEHAHVPGDFSRSDGSSGFGDIRLIGKYALLVRTKNLMVVGLGVKTPTGEYKLLDHDGAINEPTIQPGTGSWDGIASFYYAYQIIPHEFDTFFSTSYQVNTENPLDYRFGHTLLVNAGGSYRLMEKALVSLQVNLRQSPHDEFKGEKVPSTGGRWVYLTPGVTLQATPNTALYTHVQLPIYQEVNEVNIAPRYGFIFGVSHVF; from the coding sequence ATGCGTCGGATCGTTCTATGGAACATCAGTTTACTCATCTTACTCGTCGCTCTGATCGTGATGCTGAGCGAGAAGGTCGCCCTCGCGAGCTGCGGATCGGCAAACTGCTTCCTTGTCACCGGCACCCAAGAGGGGATCGCCACCCCCGGCCAGATTGTCGTCGATCTCTCCTATCGTTGGATCCCGATGGATCAGATCCTCCGGGGGAACGACAAAGCTTCCGAGGCGCTGGTTCCCCGGATCGATTTCGAAAACGGGGTGATCGTCCCGAACGGTCACAGCGAGATCCGGACCAACAATGAGCTGATGCAGCTCGATCTCGGATTCGGGGTCAGCGAGCGGTTTACCCTCACTGCATCGGTCCCCTTCTTTAATCTACGGACCCATGAGCATGCCCATGTCCCCGGCGACTTCAGCCGGTCGGACGGGAGCTCCGGTTTCGGCGATATCCGCCTGATCGGGAAATATGCCCTCCTGGTCAGGACCAAGAATCTGATGGTGGTTGGCTTGGGAGTAAAGACCCCGACGGGGGAATATAAACTCCTCGATCACGACGGCGCGATCAACGAGCCGACGATCCAGCCCGGCACCGGCTCTTGGGACGGCATCGCTTCTTTTTATTATGCCTACCAGATCATCCCGCACGAATTCGACACCTTCTTCTCCACATCCTATCAGGTCAACACAGAGAATCCGCTCGATTATCGCTTCGGCCACACCCTCCTTGTGAATGCGGGGGGCTCCTATCGCCTCATGGAAAAGGCGCTGGTTAGCCTTCAGGTGAATCTTCGCCAGTCTCCGCATGATGAATTCAAGGGAGAGAAAGTCCCGAGCACCGGCGGGAGATGGGTCTATTTGACGCCGGGGGTGACGCTTCAGGCGACCCCTAACACGGCGCTCTATACCCATGTCCAACTGCCGATCTATCAAGAGGTCAACGAGGTGAACATCGCCCCTCGCTACGGCTTCATCTTCGGGGTCTCCCATGTTTTCTAA